A single region of the Gossypium arboreum isolate Shixiya-1 chromosome 12, ASM2569848v2, whole genome shotgun sequence genome encodes:
- the LOC108479476 gene encoding protein BPS1, chloroplastic-like, with product MSRPQEPQRSFFHFGNPFRSPKGSHLPPGLLSLLDKFEKTLSERLQKLVPKDKSDILSLSWMKLAMESLSEIHRDIKNLITELEIPVTDWDEKWIDVYLDISVKLLDITIAFTSELTRLNQGHLLLQCVLHKLESNSPDQFLRACSSLHSWREQIRSKNPRVETCRPVLDNLVESLDLPKVRNSAKGKVLMHAMYGAKVATTYICSVFAAAFSGSTDNLLDLNSTVPATLPWAQVFYNVQTTVSTEIKNIFSRGEFTVLRELLAVDNCANKLYPLLQDGFSPAQEESFKHSVSDLRKTAEELSQGLDNLSKVVDDFFKIVLSGRDALLCNLRAGCASPNSVLGRNTDEQIVR from the coding sequence atgagccGTCCTCAAGAACCACAACGTTCTTTCTTCCATTTTGGAAATCCTTTCCGTTCACCAAAGGGTTCTCATTTGCCTCCAGGACTTCTTTCTTTATTGGATAAGTTTGAGAAAACCTTGTCAGAGAGGCTGCAGAAACTTGTGCCTAAAGACAAGAGTGACATCCTTAGCTTGTCATGGATGAAACTAGCAATGGAATCACTTTCCGAGATTCACCGTGACATAAAAAACCTGATAACTGAGCTTGAGATCCCTGTGACTGATTGGGATGAGAAATGGATAGATGTGTATCTGGACATCAGTGTAAAGTTGCTTGATATTACTATTGCTTTTACCTCTGAACTTACAAGGCTCAACCAAGGCCATCTCTTACTTCAGTGTGTCTTGCATAAGTTGGAATCCAACTCCCCAGATCAGTTCCTGCGGGCTTGTTCCTCACTTCATAGCTGGAGAGAGCAAATTCGCTCAAAAAATCCCAGAGTTGAAACATGTCGTCCTGTACTGGACAACCTTGTGGAATCATTGGACTTGCCGAAGGTAAGGAACTCTGCTAAGGGGAAGGTTCTGATGCATGCAATGTACGGAGCTAAGGTGGCGACCACATATATCTGTAGTGTCTTTGCCGCAGCTTTCTCTGGTTCTACTGATAATTTATTAGATTTGAATTCGACTGTTCCTGCTACACTGCCATGGGCACAAGTTTTCTATAATGTTCAAACAACTGTGAGTacggaaattaaaaatatattttctcgtGGAGAATTTACGGTTCTTAGAGAACTTCTTGCTGTTGATAATTGTGCCAATAAATTGTATCCTTTGCTTCAAGACGGGTTCAGTCCTGCTCAAGAGGAATCGTTCAAGCATTCCGTTTCTGATTTGAGGAAGACAGCAGAGGAGCTATCGCAAGGGCTGGATAATCTTTCAAAGGTAGTAGATGACTTTTTCAAAATAGTTTTGTCTGGGCGTGATGCTTTGCTTTGTAATCTAAGAGCAGGTTGTGCTTCCCCAAATTCAGTTCTGGGAAGAAACACAGACGAGCAAATTGTGAGGTGA